One Gemmatimonadaceae bacterium DNA segment encodes these proteins:
- a CDS encoding secondary thiamine-phosphate synthase enzyme YjbQ, with product MKTHTSYLTFNTKKRQEIIDITDDVEACRAAAGIDDGFVLVSAMHISASVFVNDHEPNLWKDILDWLETRVAPWSPDEYRHNSGTGEDNAAAHLRSLTIGHEVIVPVTRGKLDFGPWQRVFYGEWDGRRPKRVVIKAMGV from the coding sequence GTGAAGACCCACACTTCGTATCTGACATTCAACACGAAAAAGCGGCAGGAGATCATCGACATCACCGACGATGTCGAAGCGTGTCGCGCTGCAGCCGGCATCGACGACGGATTCGTGCTGGTGTCGGCAATGCACATCTCGGCGTCGGTATTCGTGAACGACCACGAGCCGAATCTGTGGAAGGACATTCTTGACTGGCTCGAGACCCGGGTGGCACCGTGGTCGCCGGATGAATACAGGCACAACAGCGGAACCGGTGAGGACAACGCAGCGGCACATTTGAGGTCGCTGACAATCGGGCATGAAGTGATAGTTCCCGTAACCAGAGGCAAGCTCGACTTCGGCCCATGGCAGCGCGTGTTTTATGGTGAATGGGACGGAAGGCGGCCGAAACGGGTGGTGATCAAGGCAATGGGGGTGTAG
- a CDS encoding OsmC family peroxiredoxin — protein sequence MPTRKASAKWEGGMKGGKGSFNGESGAITGQYNFGSRFENGTGSNPEELLAAAEAACFSMALSGSLERNGTPATSVDTSAACTVEKSGDGFAITRMKLDVSASVPDIDDAKFQEIANATLTGCPVSKAFKGNMDIELDARLV from the coding sequence ATGCCAACGCGTAAAGCGAGTGCGAAGTGGGAAGGCGGTATGAAAGGCGGGAAGGGCAGCTTCAATGGCGAGAGCGGAGCAATCACCGGCCAGTACAACTTTGGATCCCGGTTCGAAAACGGAACCGGCTCCAATCCCGAGGAGCTGCTGGCTGCTGCCGAGGCTGCATGCTTCAGCATGGCTCTGAGTGGAAGTCTCGAAAGAAACGGGACGCCGGCAACGAGTGTTGACACCAGCGCCGCGTGTACGGTGGAGAAATCCGGCGACGGATTCGCGATTACCCGTATGAAGCTCGACGTCTCAGCGTCGGTGCCAGATATCGACGACGCGAAATTTCAGGAAATTGCGAATGCAACCCTTACCGGCTGCCCGGTATCGAAAGCGTTCAAGGGAAACATGGATATCGAGCTGGACGCGCGGCTCGTGTGA
- a CDS encoding DUF6526 family protein, with the protein MAQQEQTYATHTRRPPALYLVGATVLVLNALYAVWVLIQNPGGVTLWQLFVAVALVLVALAIRGHSIRVQDRVIRLEERLRLSRILPEDLRGRVDDLTPSQLIALRFASDNELTDLVRRTLAGEFQKSADIKREVKNWRADYLRA; encoded by the coding sequence ATGGCGCAGCAGGAGCAGACTTACGCCACTCACACCCGCCGGCCGCCTGCGCTCTACCTGGTTGGCGCGACCGTGCTGGTGCTCAACGCGCTTTACGCCGTCTGGGTTCTCATTCAGAATCCCGGTGGGGTGACGCTATGGCAGTTGTTTGTGGCGGTGGCACTGGTGCTGGTTGCCCTGGCAATTCGCGGCCATTCGATACGAGTTCAGGATCGTGTGATCCGACTCGAGGAACGCCTGCGACTCTCCCGCATTCTTCCGGAGGATCTCCGCGGCCGGGTGGACGATCTGACACCGTCTCAGCTTATTGCACTACGCTTTGCGTCTGACAATGAGTTAACTGACCTCGTCCGTCGTACGCTCGCCGGTGAGTTCCAGAAGTCGGCGGATATCAAGCGGGAGGTGAAGAACTGGCGCGCAGATTATCTGAGAGCATGA
- a CDS encoding SufE family protein, with protein MAREEKMQALVQYSKKLEPLPERLKGLDRAEFNVPECQTRVDIIPEMVDGRMYFHADLNARQSPTIAAVLAIVFGAVNGQPPSTTLAIPSDFVRTLMESIGLGAREVGLNAMIGRLKRYAAEADAGIGVSASDARAGS; from the coding sequence ATGGCGCGCGAAGAAAAGATGCAGGCGCTCGTTCAGTATTCGAAAAAGCTCGAGCCGTTGCCTGAGCGCCTCAAGGGCCTCGATCGCGCGGAGTTTAACGTCCCCGAATGCCAGACTCGCGTTGATATCATCCCTGAGATGGTCGACGGCAGGATGTATTTTCACGCCGACCTCAATGCGCGCCAGTCGCCGACGATCGCTGCCGTCCTGGCGATTGTCTTCGGTGCCGTGAACGGCCAGCCGCCGTCGACCACGCTGGCCATTCCGTCCGATTTCGTTCGCACTCTCATGGAAAGTATCGGACTTGGCGCCCGCGAAGTTGGTCTCAATGCCATGATTGGACGGTTGAAGCGCTATGCCGCGGAAGCGGATGCAGGCATCGGGGTGAGCGCGTCCGATGCTCGCGCTGGATCGTAG